One segment of Macrotis lagotis isolate mMagLag1 chromosome 1, bilby.v1.9.chrom.fasta, whole genome shotgun sequence DNA contains the following:
- the LOC141507727 gene encoding olfactory receptor 51G2-like, with the protein MTWNYSEDPSHDILLPYNSTTFQPSVFILTGLRGLAGARMWLGSLLSLMYTITLAGNCTLLYLVKTERSLWEPQYLFLSMLAGADIGLSISTLSSVLKVFVFGHHEIAFDGCLSQLFFIHTFSSTGSGILLSMAFDRFVAISHPLHYTTILTYPRITKMGLVAFLRGIALMIPLPILLKRLPFCKGQTLSYSYCLHPDVMKLACGPVKINIFYGLTLVICSFGVDSFLIVLSYTLILRSVLGIASREGQLKALNTCLSHIFIVLIFYMPLLAITLLHRVNLKSSPITHAVLGNIYLFMPPMFNPIIYSLKTKQIRAALQKSLGSWKS; encoded by the coding sequence ATGACTTGGAATTATTCTGAGGACCCTTCCCATGACATTTTGCTGCCATACAATAGCACTACCTTCCAGCCATCTGTCTTCATCTTGACTGGTCTTCGAGGACTGGCAGGTGCTCGCATGTGGCTAGGTTCACTCTTAAGCCTTATGTACACCATCACTTTGGCTGGCAATTGTACATTGTTATATTTGGTTAAGACAGAGCGCAGCCTCTGGGAGCCACAATATCTTTTCCTCTCCATGTTGGCAGGAGCTGACATTGGTCTGTCCATCTCAACATTGTCTTCAGTActtaaggtttttgtttttggtcatCATGAGATTGCATTTGATGGCTGTCTTAGCCAACTCTTCTTTATTCATACCTTCTCCTCTACTGGATCAGGGATTCTCTTGTCCATGGCATTTGATCGCTTTGTGGCCATCAGCCACCCATTACACTATACCACCATCCTCACCTATCCACGCATCACTAAAATGGGTTTGGTAGCCTTCTTGAGGGGCATTGCCCTCATGATTCCATTGCCTATCCTCCTCAAAAGATTGCCTTTCTGCAAAGGGCAGACCCTTTCCTACTCCTATTGCCTTCACCCTGATGTCATGAAGCTGGCCTGTGGTCCTGTCAAGATCAACATCTTCTATGGTCTAACCTTGGTCATTTGCTCCTTTGGAGTAGACTCCTTTCTCATTGTACTCTCTTACACCCTAATCCTTCGATCTGTGCTGGGAATTGCTTCTAGAGAAGGTCAGCTCAAGGCACTGAACACTTGCCTTTCCCATATCTTCATTGTGCTCATCTTCTACATGCCACTCCTAGCAATTACATTGTTGCATCGGGTCAATCTGAAGAGTTCCCCTATAACCCATGCTGTTCTAGGCAACATTTATCTCTTCATGCCGCCCATGTTCAACCCCATCATCTATAGCCTGAAAACTAAGCAAATACGTGCTGCCCTGCAGAAGTCCTTGGGAAGCTGGAAAAGCTGA